The Peribacillus sp. FSL P2-0133 genome has a segment encoding these proteins:
- a CDS encoding bile acid:sodium symporter family protein, with protein sequence MMLKAINEQMDKIMPLITPLSVVIGVLLAEHLMDYTFLVPWIFAFITFSGSLGSNFKSLQQAVTHPLPVFIVLLILHMLMPIWAFGLGHLVFHGDAFTITGLVLAVVIPTGVTSMIWVSIYNGNAILALTIILIDTLLSPFIVPYSVSLFGGGSIEMDLGSIVKGLIGMVVLPSMLALFLNQATKGKIQSTLSPRLAPFSKISVGIVVILNSSKIAPYLTHFDKKLMIMAFLVLFIAASGYALSWMVGAYLRWEKEDIITLTFTGGMRNISAGAVLATTYFPAAVAVPVVLGMLFQQMLASFFGYVMEKHFHRGMNEG encoded by the coding sequence ATGATGCTGAAAGCAATAAATGAACAAATGGATAAAATCATGCCTCTCATCACACCGTTAAGCGTGGTGATTGGGGTACTATTGGCCGAACATCTAATGGATTACACTTTTCTTGTTCCATGGATATTCGCCTTCATAACATTTTCCGGAAGTTTAGGCTCCAACTTTAAATCTTTGCAACAGGCTGTCACCCACCCTTTACCTGTTTTCATAGTATTGCTCATCCTTCATATGCTCATGCCTATTTGGGCTTTTGGTCTCGGCCACTTAGTGTTTCATGGTGATGCCTTCACGATTACCGGCCTAGTCCTGGCTGTAGTGATACCAACCGGTGTCACCAGTATGATATGGGTATCCATTTATAATGGGAATGCCATACTTGCCCTAACCATTATCTTGATCGACACCCTACTCTCACCATTCATCGTTCCTTACAGTGTTTCCCTTTTTGGAGGCGGTTCGATCGAAATGGATTTGGGGTCGATTGTGAAAGGATTAATCGGAATGGTCGTTCTTCCCTCCATGCTTGCCTTGTTCTTGAATCAGGCTACAAAAGGGAAAATACAATCTACACTTTCCCCCCGCTTAGCTCCATTTTCCAAGATAAGCGTTGGAATCGTAGTCATATTGAACAGTTCAAAAATCGCTCCTTACTTAACCCATTTCGATAAGAAATTAATGATCATGGCCTTCCTGGTTTTGTTCATAGCTGCTTCAGGGTATGCCCTTTCTTGGATGGTCGGTGCATATTTAAGATGGGAAAAGGAGGATATCATCACCTTGACATTTACAGGCGGTATGCGGAACATCAGTGCTGGAGCCGTTCTTGCAACAACCTATTTCCCTGCTGCCGTCGCTGTTCCCGTTGTACTTGGCATGCTGTTTCAACAAATGCTTGCCTCCTTTTTTGGCTATGTCATGGAAAAGCATTTTCACCGTGGTATGAATGAAGGGTGA
- a CDS encoding SDR family oxidoreductase: MYTDLEGKVVVITGSSTGLGEAMAIRFAKEKAKVVVNYRTKLEEADSVMEEIKTNGGEAIAVKGDVTIEEDVINLVQSAIKNFGKLDIFINNAGIENPVPSHEMPLSDWNRVINTNLTGNFLGCREAIKYFIENDIKGNVINMSSVHEMIPWPLFVHYAASKGGVKLLTETLALEYAPKGIRVNSIGPGAIATPINADKLEDPEKKKDLESMIPMGYIGKPEEIAAVAAWLASSESSYVTGITLFADGGMTKYPAFQAGRG; this comes from the coding sequence ATGTATACAGATTTAGAAGGTAAGGTCGTTGTTATAACGGGTTCATCCACTGGTTTAGGAGAAGCGATGGCCATTCGCTTTGCTAAGGAAAAGGCAAAGGTCGTGGTTAATTATCGTACTAAATTAGAGGAAGCAGATAGTGTAATGGAAGAAATCAAAACAAATGGTGGGGAAGCCATTGCAGTAAAAGGCGATGTCACCATTGAAGAAGATGTCATTAACCTTGTTCAATCAGCGATAAAGAATTTCGGGAAACTTGATATATTCATCAATAATGCAGGAATTGAAAATCCGGTTCCATCTCACGAGATGCCGTTAAGCGACTGGAATAGGGTAATCAATACCAATCTAACAGGAAATTTCCTAGGCTGCCGTGAAGCTATCAAGTATTTTATCGAGAACGATATTAAAGGGAATGTTATAAACATGTCCAGTGTACATGAGATGATTCCCTGGCCTTTATTCGTTCACTATGCGGCAAGCAAGGGCGGGGTGAAGCTGCTTACGGAAACCCTGGCTCTTGAATATGCACCAAAAGGGATCCGTGTGAACAGCATTGGTCCTGGAGCCATCGCCACGCCAATAAATGCCGACAAGCTTGAAGATCCCGAAAAGAAAAAAGATCTTGAAAGCATGATTCCGATGGGGTATATCGGAAAGCCTGAAGAAATTGCTGCAGTTGCTGCATGGCTGGCATCTTCAGAATCCAGTTATGTAACGGGCATCACTCTATTCGCTGACGGAGGAATGACAAAATACCCCGCATTCCAAGCGGGAAGAGGATGA
- a CDS encoding NAD(P)H-dependent oxidoreductase, whose product MKVVAIVGSIRKESYNLKLAKYIQTRYQDRFDLEILNIRDLPFYDQDIENDPPLVVKEFKSKVAEADAVLWVTPEYNGTIPGVLGNAIDWLSRVDKVLIGKPSWIMGASMGQLGTVKAQLHLREILFALGISSPLLPGNEVYVGAVHDKIDNEGRLTHESTVQFIDAVVDNFISWYNHHTR is encoded by the coding sequence ATGAAAGTTGTTGCAATAGTGGGAAGTATTCGTAAAGAGTCCTACAACCTTAAGCTAGCAAAATATATTCAAACTAGATATCAAGATCGGTTTGATCTCGAAATCTTGAACATTCGGGATTTACCTTTTTATGATCAAGATATTGAAAATGACCCTCCATTAGTTGTAAAAGAATTTAAAAGCAAAGTGGCCGAAGCAGATGCAGTCTTGTGGGTAACACCTGAATACAATGGTACGATTCCAGGCGTATTGGGCAATGCAATCGATTGGTTATCACGTGTCGATAAAGTCTTGATCGGCAAACCTTCATGGATCATGGGTGCGTCAATGGGGCAATTAGGAACGGTTAAAGCTCAATTGCATTTGCGTGAGATCCTATTCGCATTAGGCATCTCCTCCCCGCTCCTTCCCGGAAATGAAGTATATGTTGGTGCAGTGCATGACAAAATCGATAACGAAGGCAGGCTTACACATGAGTCGACTGTCCAGTTTATCGATGCGGTCGTCGATAACTTCATTAGCTGGTATAATCATCACACTCGTTAA
- a CDS encoding Rrf2 family transcriptional regulator: MSEKVSSIMWFSLAVQALLVLADHDGLCNSNKLADKLDSESGFLRKILSNLVKAGLIQAKEGRDGGYSLARNPEQIILADIYAAIKSEPFSKGFLDVNDKKCFQPSSREALCGLKNEMESWIIQGLEQKTIADLLSKS; encoded by the coding sequence ATGTCAGAAAAGGTTTCCAGTATAATGTGGTTTAGTCTTGCAGTACAAGCCCTGCTTGTTCTTGCTGATCATGATGGATTATGCAATAGTAATAAATTGGCTGATAAGCTTGATTCGGAGTCCGGCTTTCTTAGAAAAATATTAAGTAATTTAGTGAAGGCAGGGCTGATTCAAGCAAAGGAAGGCAGGGATGGGGGATATTCACTTGCCAGAAATCCCGAACAAATCATTCTTGCAGATATATACGCTGCAATTAAATCCGAACCTTTTTCAAAGGGCTTTCTTGATGTGAATGATAAGAAATGCTTTCAACCATCTTCACGCGAAGCTTTATGCGGTTTAAAAAACGAGATGGAGAGCTGGATTATACAAGGCTTGGAGCAGAAAACGATTGCTGATTTACTTTCGAAATCTTAA